One Candidatus Bathyarchaeota archaeon genomic window carries:
- a CDS encoding 30S ribosomal protein S19e, whose product MTTPHDVPASKFIDRLSRYIRENIDEVQPPTWATFVKTGTHVEKQPQNPNWWYTRSASILRKVYVHGPIGLENLRSDYGGRKNNGVKKNHVTKAGGSSIRKILQQLESAGLIQTVRPKGRVMTPKGRKLMQEVAGDLAKEMVKTAPELKKYQGE is encoded by the coding sequence TTGACTACTCCTCACGACGTTCCAGCATCAAAATTCATCGACCGCTTATCACGGTACATTAGGGAAAACATTGACGAAGTTCAACCGCCTACATGGGCAACCTTCGTCAAAACAGGCACACATGTCGAGAAACAACCCCAAAACCCTAACTGGTGGTACACCAGAAGCGCAAGCATACTCCGCAAAGTCTACGTTCACGGGCCAATCGGACTGGAGAATTTGCGCTCTGACTACGGCGGAAGAAAAAACAATGGTGTTAAAAAGAATCACGTCACCAAAGCAGGCGGAAGCAGCATCCGCAAAATCCTCCAGCAACTTGAAAGTGCTGGTTTAATCCAGACTGTCAGGCCCAAAGGCAGGGTTATGACTCCTAAGGGTCGAAAGCTTATGCAGGAAGTTGCTGGCGACTTAGCAAAAGAAATGGTTAAAACTGCCCCTGAACTCAAGAAGTATCAAGGCGAATAA
- a CDS encoding DNA-binding protein, translating into MSDDELEQIRKRKLLSMQNRLSEEQRQAQVEQQIEQQKQALLAKILSPEARQRLNNLKMVKREFAEQIELQLIEMAQSGRLPMPLSDVQLKQILIQLQSRKRETTIRRI; encoded by the coding sequence ATGTCGGATGATGAGCTTGAGCAAATTCGTAAACGAAAACTTTTGTCGATGCAAAATCGCCTAAGCGAGGAGCAACGGCAAGCTCAAGTTGAACAACAAATAGAACAGCAAAAACAGGCGCTCTTAGCAAAGATATTGTCGCCTGAAGCTCGGCAAAGACTAAATAACCTTAAAATGGTTAAACGTGAGTTCGCTGAGCAAATCGAGTTGCAACTCATCGAGATGGCGCAATCTGGAAGGTTGCCGATGCCGCTGTCGGATGTGCAGCTCAAACAAATCCTAATTCAGCTTCAATCAAGGAAGCGAGAAACAACAATCAGAAGGATATAA
- a CDS encoding 50S ribosomal protein L39e: MARVKPTAKKLRLAKAGRESQSVPTWVIARTDGKVRSNPKQRRNWRSRKIKA; this comes from the coding sequence ATGGCACGAGTAAAACCAACCGCAAAGAAACTCAGGTTAGCTAAAGCTGGCAGAGAATCACAGTCTGTTCCAACATGGGTTATTGCCAGAACTGACGGTAAAGTTAGAAGCAATCCTAAACAGCGCCGCAACTGGAGAAGCAGAAAAATAAAAGCATAG